The genomic segment CTGCGAATGCTCACGCCGCAGTGGTCGGCGATGTCCTTCAGCGAGATCTCCTGCTGCAGGCCGGCCTCCATGAACTCGCGCGCGCGGCGCAGGTGCCTCGGTGCCAAGGCGGCCGGCTGACCGCTGAAATGCTCACGAACCGACATCGACTGCGCGCACGGGAGGTGACGCATCATGGCTTCTTCGGTCATCCGGACCTTGGGCATGGACAGCGGTGATGGATGGGCGAGCTGTTCGCAGAAGTAGCGCATCAACGCGTTCCATTGCTGTCCGTCGACCGAATCGAGATCGATCTCCCGGTCGAAGCACAGCGGCTCGCTGGCGTGTGTTCCCGTCAGATCGTCATACACCTCGTGCAGCCGGCGCAGCGGAACCTTCAGGATCATCTGAGTGGACCCCGGCGCCCAATCCAGCCGAAGTGGCACATTCGACGGCAGAACCACGCTGTGCAGCCCGGCCTCACCGTCCAATGCCCTTCCCGGCAGGTGATGCCGACCCGACCACTGAGTGCGGTCTGCACCAGCAGGAAGTCCTGTGCAGGCTGCGTCTCGACCGTGACTGCATCGCCGTACTCCAACAGGCAGACGCTGAGCGCGTTGGCCTCGATGCCGTAGAAGCGAGCCGCCAGGGACGACCCACTGGGCTGCAGACAGTGCTCGTTCAGTGCCGCCCCGACCCGGGCTCGGATCTCCTCGATGTCCTGCGATGTGAACAGCGCGTGCTGCCTGAGCAGTGCTCCGGTTTCTCCAGTCAATGCGTGGGGCATCGTCTGTCTCCATGCTTGTTCACTCTGCCGTTCTTGGCAGGTGCAGGCTTTCAAAATGGCCCCAAGAATGCACACCGAAGAAGCCTGGCGCTGCATCGGTCTCAGGCCGGGGTGCCCTCCGATTCGGTCATCGTGAGCATTTTCCTGACCATACGGCCGGTTTCCCGATAGTGTTGCGCCAGCAGCCCGGCCGCGCGGCCCGCGTCGCGCGCCACGGCCGCATCCAACAGTTGCCGGTGCTCGGTGCCGACATCGCGCTCAAGGTTCCAGTAGCTCCGGTCACGCAGGCTGGGTTGCCGATAGCGCTCGGTCTGGGCATAGAGTTGATCGGACAGGCCCAGTAGCCAGCGCGAGCCGCAGGCTGCCATCAGGCAGCGATGAAAGTCATGGTGCCGGTCCTCCAGTTGAACCTCGTCCGGGCATTCGGGGGCGCCGGCGTCGGCGGCCCGCCGGCCGGTCGCCAGCATCAACGCATGAAAGGAGGCGACCAACCTGGCCTCCCACTCGTCGTCGCCGCGCGCGAGCGAACGCCGCAGCGCCTCGCAGTCGATGACGATGCGCGTCTCGATCACGTCCCACATCTCCTCCTCGGAGAACGGGGCCACCCGGAACCCGCGCGACGTCGTCGAGATCACCAGCCGCTCGCTGTGCAGGCGGTTCAACGCCTCGCGCAGCGGGGAGAAGCTGATTCCGTAACGTTCCTTGAGGTATTCGAGCCGCAGCGGCTGGCCAGCCGGAATCGCACCGGAAATGATGTCGCGCCGCAGCATGCGGTGCGCCTGCTCGGCCAGCGTGATCTCTTCGTAGGAAGCGCCCTGAAAATCCCCCAGCGACGCGGCCGGTTTGACCACCTTGATGCGGGGCTTCATGACAGCCCTCGCGCACAAGCGCCCGGCCCGGGCCGACGCAGATCGGCCTCGGGCATTGCGCCCACGGTCTGTTGATGCAAGGGGTCTTGGAAGATCATGATGTGGATCATAGAGTCGGGCCCCTCGGGGCAATCACTCCAGTTTGAGTTGCGCGACCATGGGCAGGAATCGCGCCCGTTGTTGCTGCAGCAGGTCGTCCAGGGACTGGGCGTCCGACCCGACGGGCTCCGCACCCAGCGTCTGCAGACGCTGCTGCACCTGCGGGTCGCGCACGGCCCCGGCCGCGGCAGCCTGCAAACGTGACAGGATATCGGCAGGTGTGCCCGAGGGTGCGAGCAAGCCGTTCCAGCCCTCGATGTCGATCCCGCCGAAGCCCTGTTCGCGCAGCGTGGGGACCGAGGGCAGGAGCGCGGAGCGCTGCTCAGCGGCGATGGCCAGCGCACGCAGCTTGCCCGCCTGGATATCCGCCAGCGAGGTGGAAAGCTGGTCGCCACCCAGGTGAACCCGCCCGGCTAGGGTCGCGTCACCGATCAGATGTCGTAGGCTGCGCGCAGCCATCGGAGCGTAGCGCAAGGCGCATCGCGCAGCCAATACCGAGCGTATTGGCAAGCGATGCAACGCCGCGATGCGCTTCGATGGCCAGCGCAGACCGACAGATGATCGGTGACGCGACACTCGCAGTTCCTGCTTGAGCGGCGCGGCGCCCTTGAACGGAACATGGGTGAGCGGTGCCTTGATCTCCTGCTGTAGCCATTCGCCGAACACGTGCAGGTACGAGCCCACGCCGGGCGAGCCATAGACGAAGTGTGAGCCGCTCTCGCGCTGGACGAGTGCCGCGAACTCCCGCAGATCCTTGGCCGGCGAAGCCGCTGGCGCGGTGATGACCATCGGCACGTTGGCCGCGATGCTGACGCCGCGCAGATCGGTCGCTGGATCGAAGTTCAGGCGCTGGGCGCGCTGGGCGGTCAGGATGGCGAACGGCAGGGAGATGTTGGCCATCACCAGCGTGTAGCCGTCGGACGGGGCCTTGGCCGTCGCCTCCACACCGAGCAGTCCGCCGACACCGGGCCGGTTCTCGACGATGACGGGTTGCCCCAGCGTCTGCGCCATCGGCGTGCCGATCAGGCGTGCGATCAGGTCCGTGGTGCCGCCAGGTGCAAAGGGAACGATGATCTTGATGGGCTTGGACGGCCATGCCTGGCCGAAAGCCCGCAAGGGACTCAGCAGGGCCGCACTCGCCGCAGCGACGCCGAGCAACTTCAGGGCGTCGCGGCGCGCCGGGGCGGGTCCGGAGGTGGCGTGACGGCGGTCGGTCATCGTCAGTACTTTCCGGACAGGAGCGAGCCGAAGCCCGGCACGGCCGTGCGCAGGCCGAGGCGCTTGAGCATCAGGTAGGTGGTGGCGACCGAAGATGAGATCACTGGCAGGCCGGTGCGATCCTCGATGGGCTGCACCGAGGGCAGCGAGGGCATCTGCACGCAGGCCGAGGCCACGACGGCGTCCACGCCCGCGGTCTTGAGCTTCTTCGTGAGCTCGATGGGCGCACGCGGATCCTGGCGGCCCACCTCCAGGTTGTCAGGGATCTCCAGCGAGATGCTGTCCACCACCTCGATGCCC from the Verminephrobacter eiseniae EF01-2 genome contains:
- a CDS encoding helix-turn-helix transcriptional regulator, which gives rise to MILKVPLRRLHEVYDDLTGTHASEPLCFDREIDLDSVDGQQWNALMRYFCEQLAHPSPLSMPKVRMTEEAMMRHLPCAQSMSVREHFSGQPAALAPRHLRRAREFMEAGLQQEISLKDIADHCGVSIRSLSRAFQSCYALSPMQVLRTLRLDRIRAELRRGASDASVSEVALHWGCSHLGRFAAAYRARFGEASQQPS
- a CDS encoding AraC-like ligand-binding domain-containing protein — protein: MPHALTGETGALLRQHALFTSQDIEEIRARVGAALNEHCLQPSGSSLAARFYGIEANALSVCLLEYGDAVTVETQPAQDFLLVQTALSGRVGITCREGHWTVRPGCTAWFCRRMCHFGWIGRRGPLR
- a CDS encoding GntR family transcriptional regulator codes for the protein MKPRIKVVKPAASLGDFQGASYEEITLAEQAHRMLRRDIISGAIPAGQPLRLEYLKERYGISFSPLREALNRLHSERLVISTTSRGFRVAPFSEEEMWDVIETRIVIDCEALRRSLARGDDEWEARLVASFHALMLATGRRAADAGAPECPDEVQLEDRHHDFHRCLMAACGSRWLLGLSDQLYAQTERYRQPSLRDRSYWNLERDVGTEHRQLLDAAVARDAGRAAGLLAQHYRETGRMVRKMLTMTESEGTPA
- a CDS encoding Bug family tripartite tricarboxylate transporter substrate binding protein, producing the protein MTDRRHATSGPAPARRDALKLLGVAAASAALLSPLRAFGQAWPSKPIKIIVPFAPGGTTDLIARLIGTPMAQTLGQPVIVENRPGVGGLLGVEATAKAPSDGYTLVMANISLPFAILTAQRAQRLNFDPATDLRGVSIAANVPMVITAPAASPAKDLREFAALVQRESGSHFVYGSPGVGSYLHVFGEWLQQEIKAPLTHVPFKGAAPLKQELRVSRHRSSVGLRWPSKRIAALHRLPIRSVLAARCALRYAPMAARSLRHLIGDATLAGRVHLGGDQLSTSLADIQAGKLRALAIAAEQRSALLPSVPTLREQGFGGIDIEGWNGLLAPSGTPADILSRLQAAAAGAVRDPQVQQRLQTLGAEPVGSDAQSLDDLLQQQRARFLPMVAQLKLE